A genomic stretch from Aedes albopictus strain Foshan chromosome 2, AalbF5, whole genome shotgun sequence includes:
- the LOC109414167 gene encoding uncharacterized protein LOC109414167, with protein sequence MIAQLTTSIRCTSIIGQSLSIHYKFPRKICAGHQSQYFPANSAEMCTIRSFIWLLLSVVQLQAYKISVDIHEFTDCPGYKSMIDFSTLEFGISEEGNMVFNGNFTVLTTIDSPYPLYIHSQKLERGEWRETIGFKFVKNFCQTLNSVPEFWYPVMKHLKKQSCPIEKGFVGKFDNFKYGELPMILPSNFIGEWMIFAERRNVMNTKEILECVMLRTTVFEL encoded by the exons ATGATTGCCCAACTTACAACATCCATCAGATGTACATCAATAATCGGGCAATCATTGTCAATTCACTATAAATTCCCTCGGAAAATCTGTGCCGGACACCAATCACAGTACTTTCCGGCAAATTCCGCCGAAATGTGTACGATTCGTTCGTTCATCTGGCTGCTACTCTCCGTCGTCCAGCTTCAGGCCTACAAAATATCCGTCGACATACACGAGTTTACCGACTGTCCTGGATACAAATCGATGATCGATTTTAGCACCTTGGAGTTCGGCATCAGCGAGGAGGGTAATATGGTCTTCAATGGAAACTTTACGGTACTGACAACGATAGACAGCCCATATCCGTTGTACATCCATTCGCAAAAGCTGGAACGAGGCGAGTGGCGAGAAACTATTGGGTTCAAGTTCGTGAAAAACTTTTGCCAAACTTTGAACTCGGTGCCCGAGTTTTGGTACCCGGTGATGAAGCACCTGAAGAAGCAGAGCTGTCCCATTGAGAAGGGG TTCGTGGGAAAATTTGACAACTTCAAATACGGCGAACTACCGATGATTCTTCCATCAAATTTCATTGGCGAATGGATGATCTTTGCGGAGCGTCGGAACGTTATGAATACGAAGGAAATTTTGGAATGTGTGATGCTGCGTACCACCGTGTTTGAATTGTAA